From one Magnolia sinica isolate HGM2019 chromosome 18, MsV1, whole genome shotgun sequence genomic stretch:
- the LOC131232963 gene encoding aluminum-activated malate transporter 10-like encodes MANTNGTSNGLEWTVTISDGTPDEQVVESSWICSAWIGLLGLILALKLKVWRFWEKIRKLAVDDPRRIFHCFKVGLALTLVSLCYYMRPLYDGVGGTAMWAIFTVIVVFEYTVGATISKGLNRGMATLVAGALGFIVHWLASQSGEKAKPVVLGVFVFLIVSTATFLRFIPTVKARFDYGVLIFILTFSLVSISGHREDELFELAHQRLSTIAIGGFMCIFISILICPVWAGEELHRLITCNIEKLADSLDGCVAEYFHESGNIADNKEPGQKSQGYKSVLNSKATEESLANFARWEPPHGRFWFRHPWKQYLKIAAATRCCTYRLEALNSSINSEIKAPEFMKKHLSDACIKLSSQSSTVLKELATTTKRMRRSSNIEFLVGEMNGAVEDLRNALESLPYQLQLLLPPPSIETMEEEENPCISTINFPLTEVMPLVVITSLLIEIAGRIQGVVDAVNELAGLSSFKPAVDAELR; translated from the exons ATGGCAAACACAAATGGAACCTCAAATGGATTAGAATGGACGGTGACCATATCTGATGGGACGCCGGACGAACAGGTGGTGGAATCTTCATGGATATGTAGTGCATGGATAGGGCTGTTGGGGCTGATTTTAGCATTGAAATTGAAAGTGTGGAGGTTTTGGGAGAAGATAAGGAAGTTAGCTGTTGATGATCCTAGAAGGATTTTCCATTGCTTCAAAGTGGGGTTGGCACTTACATTGGTGTCCCTGTGTTACTACATGAGGCCATTGTACGATGGTGTTGGAGGAACGGCCATGTGGGCCATCTTCACCGTCATAGTAGTCTTCGAATACACAGTTG GTGCAACGATCTCCAAAGGCTTAAACAGAGGAATGGCGACGCTAGTTGCCGGAGCCCTCGGCTTCATTGTTCATTGGCTTGCAAGCCAATCCGGCGAGAAGGCCAAGCCTGTGGTTCTTGGTGTCTTTGTTTTCCTTATAG TTTCCACAGCAACCTTTTTAAGATTCATTCCTACAGTGAAAGCCCGATTCGATTATGGTGTTTTGATCTTTATCCTCACATTTAGCCTGGTTTCCATCTCGGGCCATCGCGAGGACGAATTGTTTGAGTTGGCCCACCAGCGTCTATCCACGATTGCCATAGGAGGGTTCATGTGCATATTCATCAGCATTTTAATCTGTCCAGTCTGGGCTGGTGAAGAACTCCACCGACTGATCACTTGTAACATTGAAAAGCTTGCCGATTCTTTAGATG gATGTGTGGCCGAATATTTTCATGAAAGTGGGAATATAGCAGACAACAAAGAGCCTGGTCAAAAATCACAAGGCTACAAAAGCGTGCTCAATTCAAAGGCCACCGAAGAATCGCTG GCCAATTTCGCACGATGGGAGCCCCCACATGGCCGTTTCTGGTTTCGGCATCCATGGAAGCAGTATCTCAAGATCGCAGCGGCAACGCGCTGCTGCACTTATCGATTAGAAGCACTTAACAGTTCCATCAATTCAGAGATTAAG GCACCCGAGTTCATGAAGAAACATCTCAGCGACGCATGCATTAAACTAAGCTCCCAATCTTCCACAGTCTTGAAAGAGCTGGCGACCACaaccaaaagaatgagaagaTCTTCCAACATAGAGTTTTTAGTTGGAGAGATGAATGGCGCCGTAGAAGATCTCCGAAATGCATTGGAATCTCTTCCTTACCAGCTTCAACTGCTGCTGCCGCCTCCATCAATAGAAACAATGGAGGAAGAGGAAAACCCATGCATCTCGACCATCAACTTTCCACTTACGGAGGTCATGCCTCTTGTCGTGATTACTTCGCTACTGATCGAAATCGCAGGGAGGATCCAAGGAGTCGTCGATGCCGTTAATGAGTTGGCGGGCCTTTCGAGCTTCAAACCCGCAGTTGATGCTGAGCTCAGGTAG